One part of the Treponema sp. OMZ 787 genome encodes these proteins:
- a CDS encoding PepSY-like domain-containing protein — MKKQSVIFRRHIFLFAVFLLLSSCMLYGKEMLINFTDLPENAQNYVKTHFPDAKPLRAEKEKDGLSVKYEIKLDNMLELDFNSKGEITGIDGNSKLPDSVIPKEILDYVKKHYPDNYITDWNLEKKTQEVELDSGLELKFDLKGKFLRIDK; from the coding sequence ATGAAAAAACAATCTGTGATTTTTAGAAGGCATATTTTTTTGTTTGCCGTATTTTTGCTTCTTTCGTCTTGTATGCTCTACGGGAAAGAGATGCTTATAAACTTTACCGATTTACCCGAAAACGCTCAAAACTATGTTAAAACTCATTTTCCCGATGCAAAGCCTTTAAGGGCCGAAAAAGAAAAAGACGGTTTATCGGTTAAATACGAGATTAAGCTTGACAACATGCTTGAGCTTGACTTTAACTCGAAAGGCGAAATCACCGGTATTGACGGGAACTCAAAACTCCCCGATTCGGTTATACCAAAAGAAATTTTAGACTATGTCAAAAAGCATTATCCCGATAACTATATCACCGATTGGAATCTTGAAAAAAAGACCCAGGAAGTTGAACTTGACAGCGGCCTTGAGCTTAAATTCGATTTAAAGGGAAAATTTTTGAGGATAGATAAGTAA
- a CDS encoding Rpn family recombination-promoting nuclease/putative transposase, whose translation MKRFEDLTLQDDFMFCKVMQNPYFCKKLIEIILSDTIGRITYISVQHNIKTYEQAKYVRFDVLVQTENGKFYDVEMQVSNERNIPKRMRFYQAALDISFLDKGNSYNNLNDSFIIFICLFDVIGKNRPIYTFENICLEDKNISLQDGTKKVIINAEAFENTKDKELKDFLTYLKTGKAKNQFTRGIEEMIQTVKQNEQARQEYRLLSTFEMDARDKGIYDNKRETAKLMKMEKCDNDFIMRITGLSEAEIEKL comes from the coding sequence ATGAAAAGATTTGAAGATTTAACATTACAGGATGATTTTATGTTTTGTAAGGTTATGCAAAACCCATATTTTTGTAAAAAACTTATCGAAATAATACTATCCGATACTATCGGCAGAATTACTTATATTTCTGTACAGCATAATATTAAAACCTACGAACAAGCAAAGTATGTAAGGTTTGATGTTTTGGTACAAACAGAAAACGGTAAATTTTACGATGTGGAAATGCAGGTCAGCAACGAAAGGAATATTCCCAAAAGAATGAGATTTTACCAAGCTGCCCTAGATATTTCTTTTTTGGATAAGGGGAATTCTTATAACAATTTAAACGACAGCTTTATAATTTTTATCTGTTTATTTGATGTTATAGGCAAAAACAGGCCTATTTATACCTTTGAAAATATCTGCCTTGAAGATAAAAACATATCTTTACAAGACGGCACAAAAAAAGTTATAATAAATGCGGAAGCCTTTGAAAATACGAAAGACAAAGAATTAAAGGATTTTTTAACATACCTTAAAACAGGTAAGGCAAAAAATCAATTTACAAGGGGGATAGAAGAAATGATACAAACAGTAAAACAAAACGAGCAGGCAAGGCAAGAATACAGGTTATTATCTACTTTTGAAATGGACGCAAGAGATAAGGGCATTTATGACAATAAAAGAGAAACCGCTAAACTTATGAAAATGGAAAAATGTGATAATGATTTTATTATGAGAATTACGGGGCTTTCTGAAGCGGAAATAGAAAAACTGTAG
- the dnaG gene encoding DNA primase → MPKISSKTIDAVTEMTDIVSLVENYTRLEKRGANWWGCCPFHNEKTPSFNVVPDKRMYYCFGCHKGGGTINFLMEMEKLSFTEAVERLAKNAGIEVIYEGGSYVPDESAKLKDEILELYGKVAGSFHYLLTQSPTGKKALDYLLSRNVSPEIIGKFNLGYSPKDRYWLHKFLLSKNYSESLLEKTGLFSKNYKNIAFFSDRLMFPICDRHGKTIAFGGRILDGEGAKYLNSSDMPQYKKGETVFAFHHALSEIRKSKSVILCEGYMDVLAFFQAGIENAVAPLGTALTPEQVKLLKSFADIFYLAFDSDKAGQEASYKAIKICRSLGVNVRVLNLKEGKDPAEILQKKGKEGLKLLLEYAIVDDDYLIQIASMRFDISSPEGKAAAIAFLFPYIEVLESDIQRESAISKLSSAFGVSQQAIFGDYTNREKKALRHIVDEVKQKPVNIRMNAELRLVLAVAANTDLFSRLRSELSPDDFEDFYARHLFIVLEECYRDGAYTYANLMHRCGEEKLKEIVSQTISKGEFAENSEKVVDDGINFIKQNILQKQKDKIIGRLRLLHGEKNADTVNLTKELMEEKKNIDIQLKQLKGKVYD, encoded by the coding sequence ATGCCTAAGATAAGTTCAAAAACAATCGATGCAGTAACCGAAATGACCGATATTGTATCCCTTGTCGAGAACTATACCCGGCTGGAAAAGCGGGGAGCTAACTGGTGGGGCTGCTGCCCCTTCCATAACGAAAAAACTCCTTCATTTAATGTTGTTCCCGATAAAAGGATGTATTATTGTTTCGGCTGTCACAAGGGAGGCGGAACAATCAACTTTTTGATGGAGATGGAAAAACTTTCCTTTACTGAAGCCGTTGAGAGGCTTGCAAAAAATGCCGGCATTGAGGTCATCTATGAGGGCGGTTCCTATGTTCCCGATGAAAGTGCAAAGCTTAAAGACGAAATCTTAGAGCTTTACGGCAAGGTTGCAGGCAGCTTTCACTATCTTTTAACCCAAAGTCCTACAGGAAAAAAAGCCCTTGACTACCTTCTTTCCCGCAATGTTTCTCCCGAAATAATCGGAAAATTCAATCTGGGATATTCTCCTAAAGACCGGTACTGGCTTCATAAGTTTTTGTTGTCAAAAAATTACTCTGAAAGCCTTCTGGAAAAAACCGGTCTTTTTTCTAAAAACTATAAAAATATAGCTTTTTTTTCGGATAGGCTTATGTTTCCGATTTGCGACCGCCACGGAAAAACAATAGCCTTCGGAGGCCGTATTTTGGATGGGGAGGGTGCAAAATACTTAAACTCCTCGGATATGCCCCAATACAAAAAGGGAGAAACTGTTTTTGCCTTTCATCATGCTCTGAGCGAAATCCGCAAGTCCAAATCGGTAATTTTATGCGAGGGCTACATGGATGTTCTGGCCTTTTTTCAGGCAGGAATCGAAAATGCTGTAGCTCCCTTGGGAACGGCTCTTACCCCTGAACAGGTAAAACTTCTCAAGTCCTTTGCAGATATATTTTACCTTGCCTTTGACTCTGACAAGGCAGGGCAGGAAGCTTCTTACAAGGCTATAAAAATTTGCCGCAGTCTTGGTGTAAATGTGCGTGTTTTAAACCTTAAAGAAGGAAAGGACCCTGCCGAAATTCTACAAAAAAAAGGAAAAGAAGGCTTGAAACTTCTTTTGGAATATGCTATAGTAGACGATGATTATCTTATACAAATTGCGTCCATGAGATTTGATATAAGCAGTCCGGAGGGAAAGGCCGCAGCTATAGCCTTTTTGTTTCCGTATATTGAGGTCCTGGAATCCGATATTCAAAGGGAGTCTGCAATTTCTAAACTTTCATCGGCATTTGGTGTCAGTCAACAAGCAATTTTCGGCGATTATACGAACCGCGAAAAAAAGGCTCTAAGGCATATAGTTGACGAAGTAAAACAAAAGCCGGTAAATATAAGAATGAATGCCGAGTTACGATTGGTACTTGCCGTTGCGGCAAATACGGATCTGTTTTCCCGTTTGCGTTCCGAATTGAGCCCTGATGATTTTGAGGATTTTTATGCCAGACATTTGTTTATTGTTTTAGAAGAATGTTATAGAGATGGTGCCTATACGTATGCAAATCTGATGCACAGATGCGGGGAAGAAAAATTAAAAGAAATTGTTTCTCAAACAATTTCTAAAGGTGAATTCGCCGAGAACTCTGAAAAGGTAGTCGATGACGGCATAAATTTTATAAAACAAAATATTCTACAAAAACAAAAAGACAAAATCATAGGCAGATTAAGGTTATTACATGGAGAAAAGAATGCCGATACCGTAAACTTGACAAAAGAACTAATGGAAGAAAAAAAGAATATCGACATTCAACTAAAACAATTAAAGGGAAAGGTGTATGACTGA
- the rpoD gene encoding RNA polymerase sigma factor RpoD codes for MTDLEKNPAIIKLLEYAKRKRTIGLGDLDDLLPEDLMSPETIPDILDILEAAGVQIKNEGVSETNTEADSDFNGGHDEDYRLLDDAYEEDDDDADVKNSYSDDIETPYIEKDKPRIETAKKLVRTSHEAGVDDPIKLYLQEIGKEDLLTADEEVSLSKSMEDGEAIIKKVIKNSGILIPEFFVIGQKAFSKLDPAESNKPRKELSEEMAEKKRLKQVYGDSLRNIYSEIKQYISLKKHCYDRETLESFLESPELQTLRKKIFNSLKRIHIESEEIEKISDRFIEATEKVQDYQNKKERKEKQLGIKNYADLRKLGKRLAIPREREKLEKELNISANEVKDIYTQIQVLTRKIRKIEYDFEATVDEVIDLTLEIKNGQRMLKNAKDKLINANLRLVVSIAKKYINRGLQFFDLVQEGNIGLIKAVEKFEYRKGYKFSTYATWWIRQAITRSISDQARTIRVPVHMIEQINKVNRESRQLMQKLGREPNDDEIALQLGWSIEKVKQVKNVAREPISLETPIGEEEDTLLGDLIEDKGVENPSNRTELTLLQEQLEMVLSSLPEREQEVLKMRFGIEGGYPLTLEEVGLYFDVTRERIRQIEAKGLRRLRHPKRSRKLKDYLDN; via the coding sequence ATGACTGATCTCGAAAAGAATCCTGCGATTATTAAACTTTTGGAATATGCCAAAAGAAAACGCACAATAGGATTGGGTGATCTTGATGATCTATTGCCCGAAGACTTAATGTCTCCGGAAACTATACCCGATATTCTGGATATTTTGGAAGCTGCCGGCGTTCAGATTAAAAATGAAGGAGTATCTGAAACAAATACAGAAGCCGATTCTGATTTTAACGGCGGCCATGATGAAGATTATCGATTGTTGGATGATGCATACGAAGAAGATGATGACGATGCGGATGTAAAGAATTCTTATTCCGATGACATCGAAACTCCGTATATCGAAAAAGATAAACCTAGAATCGAAACGGCAAAAAAACTTGTGAGAACTTCTCACGAAGCCGGGGTTGATGATCCGATTAAGCTTTATCTTCAAGAGATAGGTAAGGAAGATCTTTTAACTGCCGATGAAGAGGTGTCTCTTTCAAAAAGCATGGAAGACGGAGAGGCTATCATAAAAAAGGTTATAAAGAATTCCGGTATTTTGATCCCTGAATTTTTTGTAATCGGTCAAAAGGCCTTTTCAAAACTCGATCCTGCCGAGTCCAATAAGCCTCGCAAAGAGTTAAGTGAAGAAATGGCCGAAAAAAAGCGTCTTAAGCAGGTTTACGGCGACAGCTTACGGAACATATATTCCGAAATTAAGCAATATATTTCTTTAAAAAAGCACTGCTATGACAGGGAAACCTTGGAAAGCTTTTTGGAGAGCCCTGAGCTTCAAACTTTGCGTAAGAAAATTTTTAACAGTCTCAAGCGTATCCACATTGAATCGGAAGAAATAGAAAAAATTTCTGACCGCTTTATTGAGGCAACCGAAAAGGTTCAGGATTATCAAAACAAAAAAGAGAGAAAAGAAAAACAACTCGGTATTAAAAATTATGCCGATCTACGAAAGCTGGGTAAGCGCCTTGCAATTCCGCGGGAAAGGGAAAAACTCGAAAAAGAGCTTAATATTTCTGCCAATGAAGTAAAGGATATATACACTCAAATTCAGGTTTTAACTCGTAAGATACGCAAGATTGAATACGATTTTGAAGCTACGGTAGATGAGGTTATTGATCTTACTTTAGAAATAAAAAACGGCCAGAGAATGCTTAAAAACGCAAAAGATAAGCTTATAAATGCAAACTTGCGGCTTGTAGTTTCTATCGCTAAAAAGTATATCAATCGCGGTCTACAGTTTTTTGACCTTGTACAGGAAGGAAACATCGGTCTTATAAAGGCTGTAGAAAAATTTGAATACCGAAAGGGTTACAAATTTTCTACCTATGCTACATGGTGGATCAGGCAGGCTATTACGCGTTCAATATCGGATCAGGCCCGTACAATCCGCGTGCCTGTTCATATGATAGAGCAGATAAACAAGGTAAACAGAGAATCCCGCCAGCTTATGCAAAAACTCGGGCGTGAACCTAATGATGATGAAATAGCCTTGCAGCTCGGCTGGTCTATCGAAAAAGTTAAGCAGGTTAAAAATGTAGCACGGGAACCTATATCTCTTGAAACTCCGATAGGTGAAGAAGAGGATACTCTTTTGGGAGATTTAATCGAGGATAAGGGTGTTGAAAATCCTTCAAACCGAACGGAACTGACGCTTTTGCAGGAGCAGCTTGAGATGGTGCTTTCAAGTCTTCCTGAGCGCGAGCAGGAGGTTTTAAAAATGAGATTCGGTATTGAGGGCGGATATCCTCTCACACTTGAAGAGGTCGGCTTATATTTCGATGTAACTCGTGAAAGAATAAGGCAAATAGAAGCAAAAGGATTGAGGCGGCTTCGCCATCCTAAACGCAGTAGAAAATTAAAAGATTATCTTGATAATTGA
- a CDS encoding zinc ribbon domain-containing protein, producing the protein MDNDVLEKLRALQDILARKNELETEILDAPKALTQQEELLEKLKSGYIQMNSEYEELRKGIAVLKADLFEAEQKREKAEKAMDNIETQREYEILQKEIDESTTKAETIRKDLQRLEGNFKILDANIKQEEALIAQTEKELEEHKQLLDSEVSEKQNKLEELKTEEKRLSPGLSDETMFKFDRIIKNKHGVGIVSVQGNVCMGCHMILPAQFVNEVRSDRDIKFCPYCSRILFYEESELTTEQEAYFNDSDMEGLLDIGDSANEDFLASFEDDKDED; encoded by the coding sequence ATGGATAATGATGTATTGGAAAAATTGAGAGCTTTACAGGATATTCTTGCTCGAAAAAATGAACTTGAAACGGAGATTTTGGATGCACCAAAGGCTCTTACACAGCAGGAAGAGCTTTTGGAAAAATTAAAATCCGGTTATATCCAAATGAACAGCGAATATGAAGAGCTGCGTAAAGGTATTGCCGTTTTGAAAGCCGATCTTTTTGAAGCCGAACAAAAAAGAGAAAAGGCCGAAAAGGCAATGGACAATATCGAGACCCAGCGGGAGTATGAAATCTTGCAAAAGGAAATCGATGAGTCTACTACAAAGGCCGAAACTATAAGAAAAGATCTTCAGAGACTTGAAGGCAACTTTAAAATTTTAGATGCAAATATTAAGCAGGAAGAAGCTCTTATTGCACAAACTGAAAAAGAGCTTGAAGAACATAAACAGCTCTTGGATTCTGAAGTTTCCGAAAAGCAAAATAAATTGGAAGAGTTAAAGACTGAAGAAAAAAGACTTTCACCAGGTTTAAGCGATGAAACGATGTTTAAATTCGACAGGATTATTAAGAATAAACATGGTGTAGGTATTGTTTCGGTTCAGGGAAATGTCTGCATGGGCTGCCATATGATTCTTCCCGCTCAGTTTGTAAATGAAGTCAGGTCGGATCGGGATATAAAATTCTGTCCCTACTGCAGCCGTATTCTGTTCTATGAAGAATCCGAATTAACTACTGAGCAGGAAGCATATTTTAATGATTCCGATATGGAAGGCTTGCTTGATATTGGGGATTCTGCAAATGAAGACTTCCTTGCAAGTTTTGAAGACGATAAAGACGAAGATTAA
- a CDS encoding tetratricopeptide repeat protein, whose translation MEFSKGRSHKNFSKKKRSSKKIFVVLIFLLCAVSGGYFLYIYKKNYAGIPSMKEVYADWAEKNYESVYQKTESILKRRAYDGEALAMHGFAAYYIFAEQTDFSVSYSYLNDSILNLRQAMYRVSKSQQAKIAYVLGKAYYQKGYYYADLALKYLDIAYNSGGKFSDLSEFRGMSASLLGEPERAIEAFSDALANSPSDLLFFALAENYIKISDKQNAKLYLFETIDKTKDTLLELKCRYLLGSLFIEENKIDDAVKEFNTILEKDMTSSDAHYGLGVVYELQGDLIKARAEWRKALKFDPLHAKTRAKLNL comes from the coding sequence ATGGAATTTTCAAAAGGACGATCGCATAAAAATTTCTCAAAGAAAAAAAGAAGCTCAAAAAAAATTTTTGTAGTTTTGATTTTTCTTTTGTGCGCGGTTTCCGGAGGATATTTTTTATATATCTATAAAAAAAACTATGCAGGCATACCTTCCATGAAAGAGGTGTATGCCGATTGGGCTGAAAAAAATTACGAGAGCGTATACCAAAAAACAGAGAGTATTTTAAAAAGAAGGGCCTATGACGGAGAAGCCTTGGCTATGCACGGTTTTGCCGCTTATTATATTTTTGCCGAACAAACCGATTTTTCGGTAAGCTATTCGTATCTAAATGATTCTATATTGAATTTACGGCAGGCAATGTACCGTGTTTCAAAATCTCAGCAGGCGAAAATTGCCTATGTTTTGGGAAAGGCTTACTATCAAAAAGGTTATTATTATGCAGACCTTGCTCTAAAATACTTGGATATTGCATATAATTCCGGCGGGAAATTTTCCGATTTATCGGAGTTTAGGGGTATGTCGGCATCTCTTTTAGGCGAACCTGAAAGAGCTATCGAGGCTTTTTCGGATGCCCTTGCTAATAGTCCGTCAGACTTATTGTTCTTTGCCTTAGCCGAAAACTATATTAAGATTTCGGATAAGCAAAATGCGAAACTTTATTTATTTGAGACAATAGATAAAACTAAGGATACACTTTTAGAATTAAAATGCCGATATTTATTGGGTAGTTTATTTATCGAAGAAAATAAGATAGATGATGCTGTAAAGGAATTTAATACCATTCTTGAAAAGGATATGACCTCTTCTGATGCTCATTACGGTTTGGGTGTTGTATACGAACTTCAAGGAGATTTGATAAAGGCTCGTGCCGAATGGCGGAAGGCTCTTAAATTTGATCCGCTCCATGCAAAAACACGGGCTAAACTAAATTTATAA
- a CDS encoding rod shape-determining protein, translating to MGFLKRFSTDIGIDLGTCNTIIYVNGKGIVVNEPSVVAVERGTKRVVAVGSEAKRMLWKTPGNIVAIRPLKDGVIADMDTTEKMIRYFVSKILPKHRFVKPRMVIGIPSCITDVESNAVYESAMKAGAGEVKVLEESLVAAIGANIPIHEPAGNMVCDIGGGTTEVSVISLCGMVVTNAIRVGGDEFDQAIIKHVRSVDNLIIGEQTAERVKISIGNASPEKTIEKVEIKGTDAITGLPRRLEIDSVEVREALKEPVTQIVEEIKRTLAQTPPELTADIVERGIVMTGGGSLLKGLPKLIAKEARVPVILAENPMDCVAIGAGRYYEVFRDMTVDRSLYDSLNN from the coding sequence ATGGGTTTTTTAAAAAGATTTTCAACAGATATAGGAATAGATTTGGGTACATGCAATACTATTATCTATGTGAATGGAAAGGGCATAGTTGTAAACGAGCCCTCCGTTGTTGCCGTTGAGAGAGGAACAAAAAGAGTGGTTGCCGTCGGCTCTGAGGCTAAAAGAATGCTTTGGAAAACTCCGGGAAATATTGTGGCTATTAGGCCCTTAAAAGACGGTGTTATTGCCGATATGGACACTACCGAAAAGATGATCCGCTACTTTGTTTCTAAAATTTTACCTAAGCACCGTTTTGTTAAACCCAGAATGGTTATAGGTATTCCAAGCTGTATTACTGATGTTGAAAGTAATGCTGTTTATGAAAGTGCTATGAAGGCAGGTGCCGGTGAGGTTAAGGTTTTGGAAGAATCCTTGGTTGCTGCCATCGGTGCAAATATTCCTATTCACGAGCCTGCCGGAAATATGGTTTGCGATATCGGAGGCGGAACGACCGAAGTTTCGGTTATTTCTCTTTGCGGCATGGTTGTAACAAATGCTATCCGTGTAGGAGGCGATGAGTTCGATCAAGCCATAATTAAGCATGTCCGTTCGGTTGATAATCTTATAATCGGAGAGCAGACAGCCGAAAGAGTCAAGATCAGCATAGGCAACGCTTCGCCAGAAAAAACGATCGAAAAGGTTGAAATTAAGGGTACCGATGCCATCACGGGACTTCCACGCCGATTGGAAATTGACTCTGTTGAGGTCAGGGAAGCTCTAAAAGAACCCGTTACACAGATTGTAGAAGAGATTAAAAGAACCTTAGCCCAGACACCGCCTGAACTTACCGCCGATATTGTTGAGAGGGGTATAGTAATGACCGGAGGAGGCTCTTTACTAAAGGGCCTTCCTAAACTTATAGCTAAGGAAGCCCGTGTTCCTGTAATCTTGGCAGAAAATCCTATGGACTGTGTTGCTATAGGTGCCGGAAGATATTATGAAGTGTTTAGGGATATGACTGTTGACCGCAGTCTATATGACAGCTTAAATAATTAG